The following DNA comes from Magnolia sinica isolate HGM2019 chromosome 18, MsV1, whole genome shotgun sequence.
TAATACATAGTTCtgtaactaaaataagatgaactcatttcttaattggcacccaaacaggccctaagcattTCGCTATCACCAGCATCGGTACAGAAACCTACCAAAAGGGAGGGGGGAACATAAccaaacataaaaaagaatacCTTGATCACTTTACATATCAGGATCTCCATGAGTTTCCGTAATTGAACATAGTCTCCAAGCTGCCCTCCCCGCAAGATATCCGAGGCAATTGGGCTACCTCCATACGGGCTCTGCAGTAATGCCAGCCCAGCAACCTTATCTTTCAAATCAGACCAGTACATGGACAAGGCAGCTGCAGCATCTACTCCGCCTTTACTGTGTCCAAGAACCATGATGCGTTTCCTGGAGCCCCAGTAGACTTCCTCGATGTATTCTTTTAATTCTCTGGCATTTTTCTCAACAGAAGCCTGAACGCTCAATATTAAAATATAGAAGAATCACATTAAGAtgcaaaagaaacaaaacaataACCAGAGCACACACCTCGCTGTGAATCTTGGCAATATGACAGGCCAGGCCCATCTTCGAGAAAAACGTTTTTGTACTAACAAAATAAAGTGGGCCATGGTTGCTAAAAAGACCTGccagcaaagaaaaaaaaaaaaacaaggagtTTCATCATAACTACTTGAATAACCAATCAAAAAATGTCAAGTTGCTTAGGACTTGCTAAGACTAAAAATTGCCCTACCTGGAACCAATAGATACACCATCGAATTTGGTAACTTGTGCTCACCATTCctgaatagaagaagaagaagccagaGTTACAGACCAATGCTCAATTGAGTTAAATTGCAATGGATTAATTCAGAGGGAAAAGACCAAAGTGAGATGGCCCCACACTTCACAATAAGGCACTGGCCCTCAAAATAAGATTTCCTTTCTCATTAGAAACCAACAAAAGGAGATACACAGCCCAGATGCAACAGAATGTGCACAGAATTGCAGTAAGGATCAGGACAACTCTTATGGATTATAATGGTGGCacctccagtttggtcatttccttCTATATTGATTGGATTATTGCAATTCATTCCAGTCAAGCCTCCAAACAGACCCCAGAAAAATAAACTGCATAACAATGTTAGGCAGATGAGTGCGGAAATAATCCCTTTACTTATTTGCACGAGGTTGAATCGTGACGCAGTCATACCTTACGCTGTCAAGTAATTCAGTGAATCTTTGAGTACCATCCTCAACAGGAGCTGAAGCACCTTGTAGCCAGCCTATATCCCGTGCTGATCCGAGGACGGTCTTACGGGCCCGAGAAATCAGGCTGTGGATCAGTACACAGAAGACACAATTTTACAGAAGTTATCAATGACAAGTACTCTTTCCACTGaaagaatgtgtgtgtgtgtttcgtGTGCATCCTACACTTGGGAAGCCCTCCAAAAAGCATGAACAAACATGTCAAAGCACCAATATATGAAAAGATTGACTCGAAAATGCATATTTTAAACAAAACAAGCAAAATATGgggatgggtccttactcttgctccagtggtagactctcaagagtttcaacacccggtcaagggttcaaattatgatgtgcaagattttcaggctttagatcacactagttcagaaataattacacaaaattccacatcccacacaaaagttcaaacactcaatcaggGGAAATCTTATGCGGATCCCGGCCTGCACATGTTAAggctggatcaatcaaaattatagaccaaacaagaagcAAAAGAAGGTAAATTCATCCATACAtacacagaaataattcccccaatccaagggattcagaaatttcaattcagaGAACCCTAAGGTTAAAGAAATGACATAAATttggggatttgaataatttagggttaggtttagggattttgggtgaaagatgaGTAAAAGACaggagagagatgaaccagagaagtaccgcacgtgtgaACAATAGCAATGGCCCAGACACACGTGCATGTGATTccagccgcacgtgtgtggggcccactattcaaaaaaaggccaGCTTGGTCCTAGTTGGCCAagggtggactccaaaaccccccaAATTTCAGTTCGattcgatgcacggtttgtgcgtagtgttccgccgaagtttcagccctcctacaggacCAGATTTTATCTACTATAGAAAGAAAAACGACTGCAATAGatgatggatttgaagcgtagatgattgtagaaggagaaatatggatggaagaaggtgggggcgaatcgggataagtGTGACTTCGCACTACAGtaattagcccttcgaagaagagaGGGCTGCTAACTATCGGGTCAAATACTCCTaaaacaataataagcaaaactcaaagtactagattaattagaatagtgggccataaTCATGAGAACCCATAGTGGGATTCACataactatcgggcccactccaatgaaccaaaacatagtcctctaattaggaggccctccctggacgttgtcatcgatccaaatcgatggtggggacCTCCTTCTCCTTATGTATGTGCATAGGGGGGCATGCATatgcgtgtgatgtccccatctgagtgctcataggtggtgaaattccactacgccATTAGTGTgtgggggggtgtgtgtgtgtgtgtaaaaaaaaaaaagcaaaatatgTGGAAGGAAAATTTGCTACAGTTATCAATTTGACATGCAAGGCAAAGCCtacgtttttattttatttttttttgaaggatctcGATATATATATTAAAGGAAAAGGAGCTACAGAGGAAGTGGGGCCGCTGAGGAAGTGAACCACCTACgctccaagaaaaaaaaagattacaACCCTTTAGATTATCTACATTAGCAGCCTGCTCTATAATCAACTGCTTTGCTCTACGCATTGAGAGCTCCACCGAGTTGGAGTCATTCCTGAAACATCttccgtttctttcttcccatacaGACCACCAGACAGTTAGGAGAGCTATTCTCCAAATCGGTGTCCTTTGCTTGCCTAGGCAAAGCCTACGTTACTACTCAAAACTACAAAACTACCATTGTATAGCTTAATTTATGAGAACTGCCTGTGACATGTGTCTGACACAGATAGCATGAAAAATCTAGGTACATTCTAGTAAAAAATGACATAACATGATATTTTCCCTAGTTGAAGAGGTATACCATGTACTGTGCTAACAGACAATATCTACCATGCGCATCAAATCAGGCCATGCAAAGTTCAGCTGGTTGGAGTCAACCCAACCATACAGTTCCCGTGCATAGTCACTTTCTCACCCATAAAACATTGAATGAGAATCAAGGTGTCCCgcatcggtatcggttggcgtaacggtgccctccgaaaccgatacggatacgagagcgtaacggcgcaaattaatttttttgccaaaaagatatgaaaaaatatggattacattcggaatattctaagcattccaaatatgcattcattaataaattggaacatatttatggtggtgtaacggtccactctttggtgagaagttgtatcgaactgtctgattaattttttaaccaggtaacttgaatttgactacaaaattcatatatttaattttctaaatatgtaatttatatacttaacaacttgatatcatttctcccaatagttctttaaaaaaatgaaattaaattcaggtagatggcgtttcCAATTtgggggctgacttggaggaccaatctattctccaaattagcctcaaattcataccatttattgtcattatcccacttataaattggtggacatttattggatagtgaatcataatttaaaaaaaattaaaaaaaaaaatcgaaaggccctattttaaaaaataaaagtccacaaattaacaattaaaactattcaaacaatttgattttggcattgtgagttagcaattgcagtcaaTAATTTAATTgccaaattttaagttaatatatatctcgtgtacaattttttaaggcttgaattaggagggactcggattgtaaagtgcagcacacgtgtcaaagttttttgggccccacccgtgatgaatgtgttatatccacaccgtccatccattttgccaaataattttagggcatgagcccaaaaatgaggcacatccaaagctcaggtggactgcaccataagaaacaacaataattaaacattcaccattaaaaatttattgggggctagaaaagttttagatcaagctgacatgtgtgttttcccttcgtccacattagtgtgacccaattaataggttagattgaaaataaacattatagtggaccttacgaaatttttaatggtgagcattctataactactatttcctatggtgtggtccacctgagatttggatattactaattttttggatcttgacctaaaatgacgtggcaaaatggatggacaatatggataaaatatatacatcatggtggggcccactcgggtctgatcaaattggatggaaaataaacgttaccgtgcgccctacgaattgtttaaccatgaaaatcatcatctccactgctatttttggtgtggtccagatgatctctggatataattcattttttgggtggtgctgtaaaatgatctctgaaaatagatgaacggtgtagatgtaataaatacatcactgtggagcccatataactttgatctcctttgaaccgttcgtacaactcggagctcaaggagtgtcagcactcgtctttgcgtgacacgtacctacagtagctagctgctgcaaattaaaaaaaaaaatggagagagagggaaaccgaaaagaaaaaaagagggaaagaagagaagaaaaaagagggaaagggggaaagaagagattgagagagagagagagagagagagagagagagaggaagaagaagaagaagaacaggaagaagctGCAGCCGCAACCGCAGctgcccgagaagaagaagaagaagaagaaaagaaaggaaaaaaggtaaggtttttttttttccaaggcccgtaacagccgttacgggtccgtaacgaccgttatggaattccgtaacggccgtttcgaccccgtatcgcgtaatgggtcccaccgttacctaACCGATTTAAGATACCTTGAGAATGTGTATTGTTTTATTCCATTCATTGCTGAAGGTCAAATATGGTGGCTCTGCCATGCCAAAGGCTAGCTAATTCTGGAGTGTCTGCCTATTAAAATCAAATGTGTCCAATTCATTTAAGAATCATATATGACAAGCTAGCACGTATGTACCGGCAGCTATTTTCACTTTACATACAGGCTTTCTTCATCAAGCATGACACCAATATTTGGCAATTGTTGATCAAAACCAGAAACACAACCATGCTAATATCTCTTGCAACCTTTATAGGGAAACAGTGTGTTGCACAAGCTCTTATCCAGTTTTAATCTAAGTAGCAATTTGTACCTTTGAAATATAGAAGATCCATTTTGGACATTATGAGTGGATTCCGCCTGTTCGTTTGTACTTTGGGATGAGTCTCCTGTTGAGCTCTTTGCTCCCCTGTCATGCATGGGTGGGGCAATGCAGGTTGCAGCAGGAGGTTCAAGGGATGTGAAAAAGCTCCCAAATGTAGACTGAGGATTGTTAGAAGGCAATCCCTTGGTATGTCTGGGTGATAATGCCACTAATTCCTGTGCATTCATGCTATGATCTTCAGCTTCCTCTGTAGTAAAAAACATGAATCCAGCACAAAATTATTCCAATTTCAAGCATCATATTTCCATTCCCAATCTACAAAATGGTGTACcacatgaaatgcattagaaGAGCTATATGATGGATTCTATATGAAACAATATATCATAtctaagaatatatatatatatatatatatatatatatatatatatagggaaatggttctatgcggttgacctcatgggaacttcccatgaggtcaagctgtgtgggccccaccatgatgtgtgtcaaacattaacaccacatatatatgggaaatggttctatgcggtctacctcatgggaacttcccatgaggtcgagctgtgtgggcccaccgtgatgtgtgtcaaacatctaccccgttagtcagatgcaccattccatggggGGCCtcggtcttaaaaatcaagtcaatccatgatttttgtgggccacaccacatacaaaagttgagaggggttacccccccattaaaacattcataatcatttgttgggcccaccgagatgtggttcacaaatccagcccatcaattatgtgtgtcccacttggatgaggggtcagaccaagtttcaaacgcatccaaatttcaggtgggccccaccaagtgcttttatatgttttaggcatgtcttcacatgattttagatgtacggcccacctgagttctgtatacggctgatttttggaatatcccataatttaaaggggacccatcaaatgcacagagttgatgttcgacataaatcacggtggggcccacacaactcgacctcataggaagttcccatgagctcgaccgcatagaaacttttccctatatatatatatataaaaccatggCATGAGGGCATTGGAAACTTACTGTCAAAGCTCATCATGCAGTTACAtgagaagagatgatcaaatttaTACCTAAACTATCAATATTGATGTGATAATTCCTTcagtaaaaatgaagaaaaaatcgAGAAAAATGGCGTGCCATTAGAAGAGAACTGCAAGCTGTGCAGACCAACAAGAAGTTGAAGAATAGGAGTATGAGCAAGGTATGGCATGGCCAAATACGAGGGTACAGTTTCACTGCCTATTAGATTTGCTGCTTCAATTGAGGTTAAGGCAAGAAATGGGAGAAGTCTGTTTTGGAATAATAAACTATGTAATGTATAACCTTCTGTTGTAAGTTCTTGAATTTGTAGAAAGAGGtaaaaaatcttttcttataatgttaaaacTATTGGGAATATATAGGGAAGCAGAATGGGTCACTCTAACTTGCAAGGAGCCTCTTGATTGTGGAGGAAAACAGAACTACATTGATTCAAGAAGTCATTTTCAAACAGAGAATAATGGTTAAAGTGTCTCCAATTTGGACTCACGGTGCATCTAGTCTCTTTTTGTGTTGTACCATGAGCAAGGATGGTTACAAAGCTTGTTTTCGTGTTATTAATTTCCTTTCATACATTGTTGTTGCCCTTCAAAAAGATTTCATACATTGTTGCTAGTTATTTGGCTGCAGATTGCCTACAGCCACTCACCTTTAGTGAATTCTAAGTTTTGATTTTTTATGGTGAGTCAAAACAAGGACTCATGCGATGCGTGTTGCACATGGTAGGGTGAACTATCCATCAAGTCGATTCATCCATTTGGCCCTAGTAAACATTATttatgtttcaaaaatcaaaatcaaatataccaGACAATCATATCCTTGGTTTTTTCCTTTGATCATCCAATATTAATATTCAAAATCAGGTGGATAAGAATTCCTAATAGTTGTAATTTTTCATACATTTGACATCCGTGCTATGAGGATCCAATATATTGATTGACCTTATTGATACAAAAGCATGCCACGTGCACCACTTGAGGACAGCTCTACATTCCAATTCCaaaggtaatgcaggggcatttttatatcgggctcgagtggggttgcctgtgggatgcagaggcacactcggggtgggcagcccgtgtgaggcgatacccatatgatttagggcccacgaggggggtttaattgaggtcttaacccatgagatgtggggccagggctatgagataaaggaattgattcgccatgctctaacaattcgagcttttagagcaagtagttaattgtcatgcatcaaattggtatcagggcggggaggtctcgtgtttgagactcctcaccgggggtgattaatgcaagggcattttcacaccaagctcgagtggggttTCCTGTGAGATGCAAGGGCACACGTGAGGCGGGCGTCCCGTGTGAGgcgggcggcccgtgtgaggtgggcggcccgtgtgaagcGGGCGGCTCGTGTGAagtagtacccatgtgatttggggcccacgagggggtttcagctgaggtcctaacccatgagatgtggggcctgggctatgagataaagggattgattcattatgctctaacagttcaagcttttagagcaagtggttaattgtcatgcatcaaatGGTCTACGCATCATATCCCCCTATCAGTTTTCAGTAACAAGAAATTGATAATCTGGCCACATAAGATGCTTGATATGCATGGACTTAgacatggcatatattaactcgaGCTAAAAAGACTCAACTGTGGAACAAACTGTTGCTAAGGTCCaataatcagattggttgaataatcctaacctctgattcatagaAACTTATCTGTTTAAATAATACCATTGAATACATTTTGTGACGGTTTTATTTGATTGTTGGTATGCCACATAagcaatttctaaataattttcaaGTGCTTGTGCATCAACCATCACACTGCCACAGTATCAAACTTCTTTTCTGGGAACTCCCGAAGGTGGTTGCAACACTCTTCTCTCTTTATATCCAAGTTTGAGTCTGATCCCTCTGCAGCTGTTGTAGAATAAGTTTATTCTACAACTACGTGCGTGGTTCCCACTGTAATATAAGGCCCACagccactccgtccataaggtgaGCTCCTTCAGGTTCACCCCAAATAAAAAAGATTAGACCGATCCAAAACAAAAGTGGGTCACAACATAAGGAGTAGTTGCGATGGGGATGCCTATATCATTAAAACCTCCAATGTTGCGCACGGGCCCCACCATTcttattttttttgtacatttcaTCCAGTCACTAATAATATGTGCCCCACTAGGATGAACGGAGACCTAAAAATTCAAGcattcaaaaactcaagtgggcgagattttacatggtgtggcccacctaaatttggaagaaaatgaggggctcacatgatggacaaagtagatgtcatgcacacatcatggtggaccccacacatagttgtagaataagcttatatTCAGCAAATGTTGCATCCAACTTCAAGTTAAATCCATGGAAAGACAAAGGGGAGGTCATAGGCAGGATTTCACTTCTTGTATTAGGTTGGAGGATATGAAGATGAAAAGGACAGGGAAAAAAGTTGGACTAGAATCAGATCCAAGGTGGCCATGTGATAACTCCACTTACAATATCTTTCCCAACTCAGCATAAACTCTCTTAACAAAGAAATATTTGAGTAATTTGTAATAGAAGATTTAGAAGGTTTCA
Coding sequences within:
- the LOC131232273 gene encoding uncharacterized protein LOC131232273, which gives rise to MEDGSSAKGESTSPLVVHDDRLGNEGLIPQIFPSVPALNEAATYISQTTSYLGRCFSNFVEEAEDHSMNAQELVALSPRHTKGLPSNNPQSTFGSFFTSLEPPAATCIAPPMHDRGAKSSTGDSSQSTNEQAESTHNVQNGSSIFQSLISRARKTVLGSARDIGWLQGASAPVEDGTQRFTELLDSVRNGEHKLPNSMVYLLVPGLFSNHGPLYFVSTKTFFSKMGLACHIAKIHSEASVEKNARELKEYIEEVYWGSRKRIMVLGHSKGGVDAAAALSMYWSDLKDKVAGLALLQSPYGGSPIASDILRGGQLGDYVQLRKLMEILICKVIKGDMQALEDLTYERRKEFLSKHQIPKELPVVSFHTEASIAPAVLATLSHVAHAELPLVSPLAAGQPTKVPVVMPLAAAMAACAQLLQIRYGEKSDGLVTRRDAEVPGSVVVRPERKLDHAWMVYSSLNDDPGEADASQVCEALLTLLVEVGQKRRHEIAMKDE